The following are encoded in a window of Flavobacterium psychrotrophum genomic DNA:
- a CDS encoding tetratricopeptide repeat protein, giving the protein MKFLKALPVLLLLWCYAPAFAQTVVLDSLFTALKAEKNAAPRAQLLNLISGEYSDSDPDKALEYAKQALTVSRNHKLPQQQGDAWLNMGNANILLSKYTDALKAFTNSQSVYEELIKSDKSEDVKDGLARAYGSIGIVCNRQNNYARALEYFFKALKLYRETRQDDIAARIYNGIGVVYESQKEYDKALKYYKQALSLQEASNDETWTVTTSNIGNIYLAMGRDDDALATYKTAEKGLADLTDRSYLGELYNSYGNYYRKKGLLQEAKEYYNRALALFNEDEALFGASATLEYLGRIAEQEKKYKEAVALYTKSAEYGAEVGATGQVKDSEKALSELYEKQGNLEEAFRHYKKYSAAHDSIVSSENIKALVREEMNFEFERKEVQRKLEIEKKQALYNEQAKRQSLLLIFGGLFSLLVFGIMFLGYNRRQIKKTLTLQRDLAEYEQKALHLQMNPHFVFNCLGAISGFIVQNGKDSAIKYLSKFSKLMRLTLEYSKESLIPIDKEIESLQNYLELEQLRFNQIFDFSIIKDPTIEDDMALPPLLVQPFVENAIMHGLVPKKERGTITVDFRLHNEKLVCTIADDGVGMKKSMELKQDSVTVHKSMALEITRKRLEVIQAFTAKEAKVTIEDGADDQGNAVGTKITLYLPIQYLSDIK; this is encoded by the coding sequence ATGAAGTTTTTAAAGGCCTTGCCTGTTCTACTGCTTTTATGGTGCTATGCACCGGCCTTTGCGCAGACTGTAGTGCTGGATAGCCTTTTTACAGCGCTTAAGGCTGAAAAGAATGCAGCCCCAAGGGCGCAACTGCTTAATCTTATCTCCGGAGAATATAGTGATTCTGATCCTGATAAAGCTTTAGAATATGCAAAACAGGCCCTAACTGTTTCAAGAAATCATAAATTACCGCAGCAGCAAGGCGATGCCTGGCTAAATATGGGTAATGCCAATATCCTGCTTAGTAAATATACCGATGCTTTAAAGGCCTTTACTAATTCGCAGTCGGTTTATGAAGAGCTTATAAAATCAGATAAAAGCGAAGATGTTAAAGACGGACTTGCCCGTGCTTACGGTAGTATAGGTATAGTATGCAACCGCCAGAATAACTATGCACGTGCGCTGGAATATTTTTTTAAAGCCCTTAAGCTTTATCGCGAAACCAGGCAGGATGATATAGCCGCAAGGATATATAATGGCATAGGGGTAGTGTATGAATCGCAAAAAGAATATGATAAAGCCCTTAAGTATTACAAACAGGCGCTCAGCCTGCAGGAAGCGTCTAATGACGAGACCTGGACAGTAACAACAAGCAACATAGGTAACATCTACCTGGCCATGGGGCGTGATGACGACGCACTTGCGACCTATAAAACAGCTGAGAAAGGCCTGGCTGATCTTACAGACAGGAGCTACCTGGGAGAATTGTATAACAGTTATGGCAATTATTACCGTAAAAAAGGGCTGTTGCAAGAAGCTAAGGAGTATTATAACCGTGCGCTTGCACTATTTAATGAAGATGAGGCGCTTTTTGGGGCTTCTGCCACGCTAGAATACCTTGGGCGCATAGCAGAGCAGGAAAAGAAGTATAAGGAGGCTGTAGCGCTTTATACAAAGTCAGCTGAATATGGTGCTGAAGTGGGGGCTACGGGGCAGGTTAAAGATTCTGAAAAAGCCCTGAGTGAATTGTATGAAAAACAGGGGAACCTTGAAGAAGCTTTTCGCCACTATAAAAAATACAGTGCCGCGCACGATAGCATTGTAAGCAGCGAAAATATTAAAGCTCTTGTGAGGGAAGAAATGAACTTTGAGTTTGAGCGCAAAGAAGTACAGCGTAAGCTGGAAATAGAAAAGAAACAGGCTTTGTATAATGAGCAGGCAAAAAGGCAGTCGCTGCTGCTTATATTTGGCGGGTTATTTTCGTTACTAGTATTTGGTATTATGTTTTTGGGCTATAACCGCCGTCAGATAAAAAAGACCCTTACGCTGCAACGCGACCTTGCTGAATATGAGCAAAAAGCTTTGCACCTGCAAATGAATCCGCATTTTGTGTTTAACTGCCTTGGTGCGATATCAGGGTTTATCGTTCAAAATGGTAAAGACTCGGCTATAAAGTACCTGTCAAAGTTCAGTAAGCTTATGCGATTAACGCTGGAGTATAGTAAAGAATCGCTTATACCCATAGATAAAGAGATTGAGAGCCTGCAAAATTACCTGGAGCTGGAGCAGTTGCGCTTTAACCAGATTTTTGATTTCAGCATTATTAAAGATCCCACTATTGAAGATGATATGGCGCTTCCGCCCCTTTTAGTACAGCCCTTTGTAGAAAATGCAATTATGCATGGCCTTGTACCTAAAAAAGAGCGCGGAACCATTACTGTAGACTTCAGGCTGCACAATGAAAAACTGGTGTGTACCATTGCTGATGATGGTGTTGGTATGAAGAAAAGCATGGAGTTGAAGCAAGATTCGGTTACAGTGCATAAGTCTATGGCTCTTGAAATTACGCGCAAGCGCCTTGAGGTGATACAGGCATTTACAGCCAAAGAAGCTAAGGTAACGATAGAAGATGGTGCTGACGATCAGGGCAATGCCGTTGGAACAAAAATTACATTATATTTACCCATACAATATTTATCTGATATAAAATGA
- a CDS encoding LytR/AlgR family response regulator transcription factor: MISAVLIDDDKNLRNAMKGLLEMYAPEIAIAGEADSVKTGTAAIASHKPDVVFMDIQLGDGTGFDILEQITKKQGGLACHVVFITAHEQYAVKAFRFSALDYLLKPVDPEELRKVVEKIKKTLSGNDSFSHIDLLLENIRKKVDKFKRIALSTSDGIHLFEVSDIIRLESQDNYTKFYIKNNKPVLIAKTLKEYEDLLSEQGFERIHQSHLINLAYLKSYIKKDGGYAVMADNSNLPISQRKKERLQELLKSL; encoded by the coding sequence ATGATTTCGGCAGTACTGATAGACGATGATAAAAACCTGCGCAATGCCATGAAAGGATTGCTGGAAATGTATGCGCCTGAAATTGCCATAGCCGGTGAAGCTGACAGCGTTAAAACTGGGACGGCGGCTATAGCAAGCCATAAGCCTGATGTGGTTTTTATGGATATACAACTGGGCGATGGTACTGGCTTTGATATACTGGAGCAGATTACAAAAAAGCAGGGAGGGCTTGCATGTCACGTAGTGTTTATAACGGCACATGAGCAATATGCCGTTAAGGCTTTTCGCTTTAGTGCGCTTGATTATTTGCTGAAACCGGTAGATCCGGAAGAACTCAGGAAAGTGGTGGAGAAGATTAAAAAAACATTATCTGGCAACGACAGTTTTTCGCACATTGACCTGCTGCTGGAAAACATTCGCAAAAAAGTAGATAAGTTTAAGCGTATTGCGTTATCTACTTCAGATGGTATTCACCTTTTTGAGGTAAGCGATATCATAAGGCTTGAATCTCAGGATAATTATACCAAATTTTACATTAAGAACAACAAGCCGGTGCTGATTGCAAAAACGCTTAAAGAATATGAAGATTTGCTAAGCGAGCAGGGTTTTGAACGCATTCACCAAAGCCATCTTATTAATCTGGCATATTTAAAATCATATATTAAAAAAGACGGCGGCTATGCGGTAATGGCAGATAATAGCAACCTGCCCATAAGCCAGCGAAAAAAAGAACGTTTACAGGAGTTGCTAAAATCGCTTTAG
- a CDS encoding DUF7619 domain-containing protein — MKFKMFYLLFLIVTVAKAQVINIPDTNLKAALLAASAANSIAFDSSGSAIVIDANGNGQIELSEADAVRSLNISDKSINSMEGLQYFSDLQYLDCAANNLTALNASGYPQLRYLYCNSNVVTTLTLNGLYHLVELDCSYNNIASLDFTGLQSLSTADCSENLLTSLDFSGCPMLADFSCNNNDITTINIKNGAVQGAVYTYNSWGNNPLAYICTDEDEIAAVNIMLTQNGYSGVNVNTYCSLTPGGDYNTITGALIFDVNNNGCGPEDMPRCFVKLAITNGIDTSYNFTNEQGGYNFYTREGDFSVLPDFENDAFYSAAPSQATISFPVVDNSVATQNFCVTPNGVKSDVEVVMVPLSRAVPGQPARYKVVYKNKGNTEVDGTVSCTWNYDTFRNISNVYPAPSNVGVNLYQWNFANLQPFENREIIMTLTVNNTTDTTPVNIGDALPFTAHVDFTGSDALPADNDFALGHKVQAAQQLNYIQCLEGEALPDSAMDNYLHYVISFTNTGADVARNVVISQRFDVEEYDISTLEVLNSSHPTVARLANGIAQFTMEGANVAEGNGHGDILIKIKPKRPGRPARQVNGMASITFDYEAPISTNTETTVFETLSVDEHELDISVVIYPNPASGIIKIAADNLVSSVELYDIQGRLLQAVIVNDVHLDIDLSARASGLYFVKVRTEKGIKVEKIIKQ, encoded by the coding sequence ATGAAATTTAAAATGTTTTACCTGTTATTCCTTATTGTAACTGTTGCAAAGGCGCAGGTAATAAACATACCCGATACTAACTTAAAAGCGGCATTACTTGCAGCCAGTGCTGCTAACAGCATAGCGTTTGACAGTAGTGGCAGTGCTATTGTGATAGATGCTAACGGTAACGGGCAGATAGAACTGAGTGAAGCAGATGCAGTACGTAGCCTCAATATTTCTGACAAGTCAATCAACAGCATGGAAGGGCTGCAATATTTTTCAGATCTACAGTATCTGGACTGTGCTGCTAACAACCTTACGGCTCTGAATGCTTCAGGATATCCTCAGCTGAGATATCTTTATTGCAATAGCAATGTAGTTACCACATTAACGCTTAATGGTTTGTATCATCTTGTAGAACTTGATTGTAGCTACAATAACATAGCCTCGCTTGATTTTACAGGTTTACAGTCGCTAAGTACAGCAGACTGTTCTGAAAATCTCCTTACGTCACTCGACTTTTCGGGTTGCCCTATGTTGGCAGACTTTTCATGCAATAATAATGACATAACAACAATTAATATTAAAAACGGTGCTGTACAGGGCGCTGTATATACGTACAATTCATGGGGCAATAATCCGCTTGCATACATATGTACAGATGAAGATGAAATAGCAGCTGTAAATATAATGCTTACACAAAACGGATATTCCGGTGTTAATGTAAATACATACTGTTCTCTAACTCCCGGCGGCGATTATAATACCATAACGGGCGCGCTTATATTCGACGTAAATAATAATGGTTGCGGCCCGGAAGATATGCCACGCTGTTTTGTAAAACTGGCAATTACTAATGGTATCGATACAAGTTATAACTTTACTAATGAGCAGGGCGGGTATAACTTTTATACACGGGAAGGTGACTTCAGCGTACTGCCCGATTTTGAAAATGATGCTTTTTATAGTGCGGCACCATCTCAGGCCACGATATCATTTCCTGTTGTTGACAATTCTGTTGCTACACAAAATTTTTGTGTTACGCCAAATGGTGTGAAGAGCGATGTAGAAGTGGTAATGGTGCCATTATCAAGGGCAGTACCGGGGCAGCCCGCCCGATATAAAGTTGTTTATAAAAACAAAGGTAATACAGAAGTAGATGGTACTGTTAGCTGCACCTGGAACTATGATACGTTTAGGAATATCTCTAACGTATATCCTGCGCCAAGCAATGTTGGGGTAAACCTCTACCAATGGAATTTTGCCAACCTGCAGCCTTTTGAAAACCGGGAAATCATAATGACACTTACAGTAAATAATACTACAGATACTACTCCGGTTAATATAGGAGATGCATTGCCATTTACGGCACACGTCGATTTTACCGGTAGTGATGCCCTGCCTGCAGATAATGATTTTGCCCTGGGGCATAAAGTACAGGCAGCACAGCAGCTTAACTATATACAATGTCTGGAAGGCGAAGCATTGCCTGACAGTGCTATGGATAATTATCTACATTATGTTATATCATTTACTAATACCGGTGCTGATGTTGCCCGTAACGTAGTTATTTCCCAAAGATTTGACGTAGAAGAGTATGACATAAGCACGCTTGAAGTATTAAATAGTTCGCACCCTACCGTGGCGCGTTTAGCTAATGGTATAGCGCAGTTTACTATGGAGGGAGCTAACGTAGCAGAAGGTAACGGGCATGGTGATATACTAATCAAAATTAAACCTAAACGTCCCGGAAGGCCTGCAAGGCAGGTTAACGGTATGGCAAGCATAACTTTTGATTATGAAGCACCTATTTCGACTAATACAGAAACTACAGTATTTGAAACCTTGAGTGTTGATGAGCATGAACTGGATATTTCTGTAGTTATCTATCCAAACCCGGCTTCGGGAATAATTAAAATAGCTGCTGATAACCTGGTAAGTTCTGTAGAGCTATATGATATACAAGGCAGGCTTTTACAGGCGGTTATTGTTAATGATGTACATCTAGATATTGACCTTTCTGCGAGGGCATCAGGACTGTATTTTGTAAAAGTACGTACAGAAAAAGGTATAAAAGTTGAGAAGATAATAAAGCAGTAA
- the lysS gene encoding lysine--tRNA ligase: protein MQLSEQEIIRREKLDTLRNLGINPYPANLFPVDTTSKQAKEDFSEGKQVVIAGRIMSFRIQGKASFAEIQDSEGRIQIYVNRDEICPGEDKTKYNELFKKLIDLGDFVGVEGKLFTTQVGEKSVWVSDFTLLSKTLRPLPMPKTDADGNVFDGFTDPELRYRQRYVDLVVNPQVKEVFVKRTKLYTAMRNFFNDKGYFEVETPILQSIPGGASARPFITHHNSLDIPLYMRIANELYLKRLIVGGFDGVYEFSKNFRNEGMDRTHNPEFTAMEIYVAYKDYNWMMEFTENLLEHCAIAVNGTAEATFGEHHVSFKAPYARVTMTDAIKQFTGFDITGKTEEELFEAAKGMGIAVDATMGKGKLIDEIFGEKCEGNFIQPTFITDYPKEMSPLCKEHRDNPELTERFELMVCGKEIANAYSELNDPIDQRERFEAQLKLSERGDVEAAQFIDNDFLRALEYGMPPTSGLGIGMDRLIMFLTNNPSIQEVLFFPQMRPEKKGPELTEDEKAVAELVKAAGQLALDALKTQAGLSGKKWDAAMKGLTKHGLLKVIVDGDLKTVEFKG, encoded by the coding sequence ATGCAGCTTTCAGAACAAGAAATTATCCGCAGAGAAAAACTGGATACGCTGAGAAACCTCGGCATCAATCCATATCCCGCTAACCTTTTTCCGGTAGATACTACAAGTAAACAGGCAAAGGAAGATTTTTCTGAAGGTAAACAGGTAGTTATTGCAGGCCGCATCATGAGTTTCCGCATACAGGGCAAGGCTTCATTTGCCGAAATACAGGACAGCGAAGGCCGTATACAAATTTATGTAAACCGCGATGAAATTTGCCCGGGAGAGGACAAGACAAAATATAATGAGTTGTTTAAAAAGCTTATCGACCTTGGCGATTTTGTAGGCGTAGAAGGTAAATTGTTTACAACACAGGTAGGCGAAAAATCGGTTTGGGTTTCAGACTTTACATTGCTTAGCAAGACCCTGCGCCCACTACCTATGCCAAAAACAGATGCCGATGGCAATGTATTTGACGGCTTTACCGACCCTGAGCTTCGTTACCGCCAGCGCTATGTAGACCTTGTGGTAAACCCTCAGGTTAAAGAGGTATTTGTAAAACGTACCAAGCTATACACTGCCATGCGTAACTTTTTTAATGACAAAGGTTACTTTGAGGTAGAAACGCCTATACTACAATCTATACCGGGTGGTGCCAGTGCGCGCCCGTTTATTACACACCATAACTCGCTTGACATTCCGCTGTATATGAGGATTGCCAACGAACTATACCTGAAACGCCTTATTGTAGGTGGTTTTGATGGGGTGTATGAATTCTCTAAGAATTTTAGGAACGAAGGCATGGACCGTACCCACAACCCAGAGTTTACGGCTATGGAAATATATGTAGCCTATAAAGACTACAACTGGATGATGGAGTTTACCGAAAACCTGCTGGAGCACTGTGCTATTGCTGTTAACGGTACTGCAGAGGCTACCTTTGGCGAGCACCATGTAAGCTTTAAGGCACCTTATGCCCGCGTAACCATGACGGATGCCATTAAACAATTTACAGGTTTTGACATTACAGGAAAAACTGAAGAAGAATTGTTTGAAGCCGCGAAAGGTATGGGTATTGCCGTAGATGCAACTATGGGTAAAGGCAAGCTTATTGATGAGATATTCGGCGAAAAATGCGAAGGCAACTTTATACAGCCTACTTTTATTACCGACTATCCTAAGGAGATGAGCCCATTATGTAAAGAACACCGCGATAACCCTGAACTTACAGAGCGTTTTGAGCTTATGGTATGTGGTAAGGAAATCGCGAATGCCTATAGCGAGCTAAACGACCCTATAGACCAGCGTGAGCGTTTTGAGGCACAGTTAAAACTTAGCGAGCGAGGCGATGTAGAGGCTGCCCAGTTTATAGATAACGACTTTTTAAGGGCGCTCGAATATGGTATGCCACCTACATCGGGCCTTGGCATAGGTATGGACAGGCTTATTATGTTCCTTACTAACAACCCAAGCATACAGGAAGTATTGTTTTTCCCACAGATGCGCCCTGAGAAAAAAGGCCCTGAGCTTACTGAAGATGAAAAAGCGGTTGCTGAGCTTGTAAAGGCAGCAGGACAACTTGCCCTTGATGCCCTTAAAACACAGGCAGGACTAAGCGGTAAGAAATGGGATGCAGCAATGAAAGGCTTAACCAAGCACGGCCTTTTAAAGGTTATTGTAGATGGCGATCTTAAAACGGTAGAGTTTAAAGGATAA
- the lipB gene encoding lipoyl(octanoyl) transferase LipB has protein sequence MNKKIYVQDLGEKDYKETWEYQEQLFQQTLDIKIANRREGKETETPNHFLFVEHPHVYTLGKSGDFANLLLSEKQLEEKGATYYKVNRGGDITYHGPGQIVGYPILDLENFFTDIHKYLRLMEETMILVMADYGLKGERSDGETGVWMDVGTPFARKICAMGVRASRWVTMHGFALNVNANLGYFDNIIPCGIRGKAVTSMHAELGREIDENEVREKILTYFSGLFEAEIFVSEKITHEIV, from the coding sequence ATGAATAAGAAAATATATGTTCAGGATCTGGGAGAGAAAGATTATAAAGAAACATGGGAGTACCAGGAGCAGCTTTTTCAGCAAACACTGGATATAAAAATTGCGAACAGAAGAGAAGGGAAGGAAACAGAAACACCAAACCACTTTCTTTTTGTAGAACACCCGCATGTATATACACTGGGTAAAAGTGGCGACTTTGCGAACCTGCTTTTGAGCGAAAAACAGCTTGAAGAAAAAGGCGCAACCTATTATAAGGTAAACAGGGGAGGGGATATTACCTATCATGGCCCAGGCCAGATTGTGGGCTACCCAATACTGGACCTTGAGAATTTTTTTACCGACATACACAAATACCTGCGCCTGATGGAAGAAACCATGATACTTGTTATGGCAGATTATGGACTGAAAGGCGAACGCAGCGACGGCGAAACGGGTGTGTGGATGGATGTAGGTACGCCTTTTGCCCGAAAAATATGTGCTATGGGTGTAAGGGCATCGCGCTGGGTAACCATGCACGGTTTTGCGCTTAATGTAAATGCCAACCTTGGCTATTTTGATAATATCATTCCGTGTGGCATACGTGGCAAAGCAGTAACATCAATGCACGCAGAACTTGGCCGGGAAATTGATGAAAATGAAGTGCGGGAAAAAATACTTACCTATTTTTCAGGCCTATTTGAGGCGGAGATTTTTGTATCAGAAAAAATCACGCATGAAATAGTTTAA
- a CDS encoding ribonuclease HII, with the protein MLLTKHSVYQLETGTDEAGRGCLAGPVTAAAILLPEDFKMELLNDSKQLTEKVREKLRPLIEQQALCYHIVHIEPIVIDEINILNASILAMQECIKNLTPTPQYIIVDGNRFKPVNDIPHSCIIKGDSKYLSIAAASVLAKTHRDEYMNRLHEEYPMYNWKKNKGYPTKEHRDAIRKYGLTKYHRLSFRQLPEQLELNFPEIK; encoded by the coding sequence ATGCTTTTAACAAAACACTCTGTGTATCAACTCGAAACAGGAACAGATGAAGCCGGGCGCGGTTGCCTTGCCGGACCGGTAACAGCGGCTGCCATTTTACTTCCCGAAGATTTTAAAATGGAGCTTTTAAACGACTCCAAACAACTTACAGAAAAAGTTCGTGAAAAACTCAGGCCGCTTATAGAGCAGCAGGCTTTATGCTATCATATTGTACATATAGAACCCATTGTAATAGACGAGATAAATATACTGAATGCCTCTATCCTCGCTATGCAGGAATGTATTAAGAACCTTACCCCGACACCGCAATATATTATTGTAGACGGCAACCGGTTTAAACCCGTTAACGATATTCCGCACAGTTGTATTATTAAAGGAGACAGCAAGTATTTGAGTATAGCCGCCGCATCGGTACTGGCAAAAACACACAGAGACGAATACATGAACCGCCTGCATGAAGAATACCCAATGTATAACTGGAAAAAAAATAAAGGCTACCCCACTAAAGAGCACAGGGATGCCATAAGAAAATACGGGCTTACAAAATACCACCGCTTATCTTTTAGGCAATTGCCGGAGCAGCTTGAGTTAAATTTTCCTGAAATCAAATAG
- a CDS encoding S8/S53 family peptidase, which produces MKKNTIKGMFIAGILLSGVQSFAQKPGQPQTNSPLSLSLAKEYGALREQALKMAKEKGWPVRKEKADGSIAELVEVSPEGTPLYYTTSNAGSAITSRANKLYPSGGLGLSLTGLNTKAGIWDGGGVRTSHTTFGGRATSQDGSPTAADHPTHVGGTMIGSGGFSNPQARGIAYEGTLYTYEWTNDYEEMAAIAGEIVVSNHSYGLDSSDPIPANRPEVYNYGKYSTRSRSADAVAFDNPKYQIVAAAGNDRGDGINPTKNGNDLLSWMGVSKNVLVVAAVQQVDNYTRPSDVRVASFTSYGPTDDFRIKPDIATKGVSVFSSVASGITAYDYMNGTSMASPGVSGVVMLLQQHWNNLHPSDDEMFPNYMRSATVRALVAHTADEIGANAGPDHMTGWGLINAEKCAQLISNETAVTQILQERTLQSSGVYTVNVNSNGVDPLVATIAWTDPAGATANSVTDSSTAVLVNNLDLKLTSSSGEVFYPWRLVNSWTNPVAEKGLNNVDNIEKVEIAAPAGTYTLQVSHRGTLRGGSQDYSLVVTGIDGTNAVKEFNDDSLAVWPNPASDVLNIDFNNGSFDNAELSIYDVQGRNVSKKSISGSHNAVNISNLSSGIYFVKINESGSQYVKKIFVK; this is translated from the coding sequence ATGAAAAAAAATACCATCAAAGGTATGTTTATCGCTGGTATACTTTTGTCTGGGGTGCAGTCTTTTGCACAAAAACCCGGGCAGCCTCAAACAAATTCGCCGCTTAGCCTTTCTCTTGCAAAAGAATATGGAGCTTTAAGGGAGCAAGCACTTAAAATGGCTAAAGAAAAAGGATGGCCTGTACGTAAAGAAAAAGCTGATGGTTCTATTGCAGAGCTTGTAGAAGTTTCTCCTGAAGGTACTCCTTTATATTATACTACTTCTAATGCCGGTTCGGCAATAACGTCCCGTGCTAATAAGCTATATCCTAGTGGAGGTCTTGGCCTTTCGTTAACTGGTCTTAATACTAAAGCCGGTATCTGGGATGGAGGCGGTGTAAGAACATCGCATACAACATTTGGTGGACGTGCAACATCTCAGGATGGTAGCCCTACTGCTGCTGACCACCCTACACATGTTGGTGGTACAATGATAGGTTCTGGTGGATTTAGTAATCCTCAGGCACGTGGAATAGCATATGAGGGTACTCTTTATACATATGAGTGGACTAATGATTATGAAGAAATGGCTGCTATAGCTGGAGAGATAGTTGTGTCTAACCACTCATACGGACTTGATTCATCTGATCCTATTCCTGCAAACAGGCCGGAGGTATATAATTACGGAAAATATTCAACCCGTTCAAGGTCTGCAGATGCAGTGGCATTTGATAATCCAAAATATCAAATTGTAGCGGCTGCAGGAAATGACAGAGGTGATGGTATTAACCCCACTAAAAACGGTAATGATTTATTGTCATGGATGGGAGTTTCAAAAAATGTGTTAGTTGTAGCTGCCGTACAACAAGTAGATAACTATACAAGGCCGAGCGATGTGCGTGTAGCTTCTTTTACAAGTTATGGCCCTACAGATGATTTCAGGATCAAGCCGGATATTGCTACTAAGGGTGTGAGTGTTTTCTCTTCTGTAGCGAGTGGTATTACTGCTTATGATTATATGAATGGTACCTCTATGGCATCGCCTGGGGTTTCAGGGGTTGTAATGTTATTGCAACAGCATTGGAATAATCTGCATCCTTCAGACGACGAAATGTTTCCAAATTATATGAGGTCTGCTACGGTAAGGGCGCTTGTAGCACATACTGCAGATGAGATAGGTGCAAATGCCGGTCCGGACCACATGACAGGCTGGGGACTTATAAATGCTGAAAAGTGTGCACAACTTATAAGCAATGAAACAGCGGTTACACAGATATTGCAGGAGCGTACCCTGCAGTCATCAGGTGTGTATACTGTAAATGTAAATTCTAACGGTGTTGATCCGTTAGTTGCAACTATTGCATGGACAGATCCTGCAGGGGCTACTGCTAATAGTGTTACAGATTCATCTACAGCTGTACTGGTTAATAATCTTGACTTAAAGCTTACAAGTAGTTCTGGTGAGGTGTTTTATCCGTGGAGGCTTGTAAATAGCTGGACGAATCCTGTTGCTGAAAAAGGGCTGAATAATGTTGATAATATTGAGAAAGTAGAAATAGCAGCTCCGGCAGGTACTTATACTTTACAAGTTTCGCACAGGGGCACTCTTAGAGGTGGCTCTCAGGATTATTCGCTTGTTGTTACAGGTATAGATGGCACAAATGCAGTTAAAGAGTTTAATGATGATAGTCTTGCTGTGTGGCCTAATCCTGCATCTGATGTACTAAATATAGATTTTAACAACGGGTCATTTGATAATGCAGAGCTATCTATTTATGATGTTCAGGGTAGAAATGTTTCAAAGAAATCAATTTCAGGCTCACACAATGCTGTAAATATATCTAATTTGTCTTCAGGAATATATTTTGTGAAGATAAATGAGTCTGGTAGCCAATATGTGAAAAAGATTTTTGTTAAATAA